The Capsicum annuum cultivar UCD-10X-F1 chromosome 1, UCD10Xv1.1, whole genome shotgun sequence sequence AATAATGAAACTGATTCATCTATGACAATGAAAACTTACCTGCAAGTAAATCAGCAAGACTACCCATTGGATAATAATCACAAACAACAAACTTGATCCTCTTTGAGTATAAATAAGCTGTGATTGGAACAAGTTGTTTGCAGTCTCTACTAACCCTAGCAAACTTCTCAATTCTTCTCCCAAATTCATTCTTTTTCATCACCacttttctaaatctttttaGAGCACAAATTTTCCCTTTTAGGAGCACAATTTTCTCAGTCATTCCTAAATGACTCTCTCCCATAACTCCAACTGATGCCCTCAACACTTCTTTTAGTGTCAATCTTGGCTCACATGGACGAGCTACTGTTTTACCTGTTCagacataatataattaaataaattaaaaaatatatattctttaaTATATAGTTTAAAGTTTTAGATAAAATGGCTAAtagttttaagttatatatatcatcaatatacgaTATTTTTACATCATCAGATCACCTTAATTTACCTGTTTAAGAGGTAACATGTCTTATTCAAGATTAGAAATCTCACATTTTAAGAATGGTTACCTTCAAACAAGGGTGACCAGTTGAACAACATTCATCGGAAAAGtatacttttatattatattttgaatattattAGCAAAATTTCTTATTCACCGCTGCCTAGCAGGCTGAAGATATCCTTGAAGTAACCTAATAATGTAACTTTTTTATATACTGACggcatatataatttaaattgattCGACGTTACCATGATTACGATTAGGATCATTGTTTTCATCGAAAAATACGAGAGGGACATCTTGTTTGAATCCTATAATGAACTCCTCGTACTCATAGATTGACATTGATCTGCAGCTATTTTCTTCATGATCATTGAAACTCTTTTTAATTTGGTGTTTAGTGACAAAAGCTCTTGATAACATCTTTAattatgttagaaaaaaaaaattaagtgtttTAGAAAACTTTCAGAAAATGGATCCTTGGTGAGAATTTATTGTGTTTTGGGGGGGTGTCTCATTGGTTATAGTGTCTTAGAATACATCGAATAATTCCAGGTAAAAAATGGTTTTATATAGTATTTAATTAAGATTAATTTATGAGGTTTAAGGAGATAGTGAGTTGGGATCCTTGTTTTTCACAAAGAATATTATTGGTTTGGAattaaatatcttgatttgcttaCACATTAAAGTCATAGAATCATATTGGGGAAAGTTGTTCCCGTCTGATCAGGTGATCACATATTCAAGCCATAAAAATTATCTCTCATAAGTTGCATATAATAGACGCTTATAGTTTGATACTTCCAAAATTCTGTGCATAATGAAAGCTTAGTGCACTAATTGAATTACCCTTTCTATGTGTTATTGTGTGTCCATTTATATATTGTGTGATAGATAAACTTATTCGCATTGAGTGTTATATCAAACCATCAAATATAAGACACTTTGTCATTCATACATACAATTATCATTTAAATATGTTTAAGTAATATAAATTGTCAATTTCGccctttactttttattttggCTAAATATATATACAGGCTCCTTAACTATTTCACTTTTTCTGTATAGGTACCTCAATTAAGATAGGTACCTATTGAACACTTTATTCCTTTACAAAACGTGTCAATTGAGCACAATCGCTGATGTGGCGCTGATTTGGCGTGGCATGTGTAATACACTCTTCATTAGGACAGTGAGAAGccataatttattgtaatttcattttttttttaaatcttttttcatTTCAGCAACAATATGATTTTCCATTACATTGAATGTCtttcttaattttcattaaaattatattgaaatgatttcatttcaaaattaaaaaattttaaaaattacattcaatttcaaaatttaaaaaattatattgaacgcctttttaaattttcattaaaattacaTTGTAATTTTCATTTCAGAAACAaggtagagagagagaaaagaagagaaaaagagacGAAGTGCGACTGTTTTCGTCGAAAGTTCCCCGGATTAACACCGAAAAAACATCTGgtcattgttgttattgttttccGGTGATTTAACGTCGGGGAACGTTGTTGGTCGCCCGAATTCGTCCAAATCTGATCGTTTCTGCTCAACACAATTAACCGCCGGAAAATCATATTGTTGCAGTGTtggaaaaagaaaattgaaaataaaaaataaaaaaggcgtTCAATGTAATTTCAGTTTATGCTTCTCTCTCTCCCTCGGATTCTCTCCTTTCCTCTCTTGCTTTCTCACCTTTTCTCTATCTCTGTTCACTGTGCGCGTGTGTGAATCTGGTGAGGTAAGTGTGCGTGTGTGTTCTCGTGAAGGTGAGAGTATCGGATGTGCTGTGTGAGTATGTCAATTTGTTGTTGTGATGTGTAGTCTATTTCAGTGAAAAATAATATACGAACACTGCAAAAATAATATACgaagaagacaaaaaaatgaaattttcttttcaaaaataaatcgTTATTGTTGCTTATTGTATATGAGTGTGTGTTGAATTGGTTCTCTTTTTCTTATTGTTGGGTGTTGTTTTAACGGAAAAATGAAGAATTGAAAGTGTGGTTTAATGGTGGAAGAGTAGGAGGAAGAAGGaggtaaagaaataaaattatttttctttatggaGAAAGAAGGATTtgaaaggaaagaagaagatacttttttttttttcacttatgTGCTCAAAAATGGagaatcatttcttttttttacaaACTAGGCTCAATTAAAATcatttgtgaaggagtaaagggttcaataggtacctgACTTAATTGAGGTACCTATACGAAAAAAGTGAAATAGTTCaggggcctgtatatgtattccGTCTTTTATTTTCTAAAGTAACCTTATTTAATTTTACTATAAACATCGAATGCAAATAATTATTCACATTCGTATTCTTATTCTTATCTTGAGTCTTTACTAATGCACGAAAAAAAATACAGAGAAAAAAATAGTACTCGATCTCTCGTCTCAAAAAGAATAACACAACGTTAATTTAGGACCACATAattcaaaaatcttatttttttcttaaatttcgtatcAAGTTAAACtaattcattctttttgaaatggagggagtaaatgATTAAATAAGTGTTATGTATGAATATTTGAGTCCAATAAGATGGACCATGAAAAGGACATGATACGTCACCTACTTCAAATTCAAAGACAATATTATTGATCCCTGTTTTGTTCTTAGTTTGTGCAAAACTGCGTCATTAGTACATTTATAAACTAATGTTACGTTTTTATACTaaggttttattttgttttttagttCAATTTACCTTGCCCAATGACAAATAGCAAGATTAGTGGATATAAAGCACCCATAGTAACGCAAGTGTATGTTACATTGATCACGGAAAAAATAAGAAGCTACATATATATACTGTATTGAAAAACTTAATTTTAATGATGTGAGATAGTTttgaaaaatcatatatatagtTTCGACTCGAAACGGATTATATTTCACCATGTTAAGAGCGTCTTTTAATTGTCTCAGCTCAACAACACTACTAATGCGTATGGTTTGTCGAGACGAGCCTGGAAAGGAAAGAATGATGGTGTGAAGTCCTAGTTTAGTACCTTTTTCTATAGCTTGGAGATGTACACACGAGAAAAAGCTAGCATGTTGGCTTCGTGGTCATAAATACTCGAACGATGTGATCAGTGCGACTGAGTGAATCCCTTGATTAAATTAAACTATGAGGTGATAAATTATGTGAAACGTAGTTCAAAGAGGAGATTATTAGGTGGGCGAATAAACTCTCACGTACTAGTAATTGAAAAACAAAGTACGTAATAATGTGTAAGGATACCATTAATGGAGCAAGGCCTTTTGAAAAAATCATGCAAATTTAATTCGGACAATATCGCACCATATTAAAAGTGTCTTCAGATTGACAAATACATGCATGATGTAAAAGTGTCCTTTTTCTGTTTGTTGAGATTTGAAACCAATCTCTCATAGGCTCACTCCATTGTCCATTAGACCATACGTACTTAAATGGTTATATATTCATTTTACACCAACAATTGGCATAAGGTGAGATTAATATTACAACCTAATGGTTATTAATTTAACTCCACAAGTAAATATTGTTGGATTTAACTCCACCCCCTCTTCTTTTTTACCTCTCTTTTCCCCATATTCACTGCCCACCCTtccaaatggaaaaaaaataactCATCCACGTAGATGGTAAAACGAGTTACTCGTTGCTTAATCCTCTCTCTATATACACATTCATATCTTACTTTTTTCTTCAACCAGTAACAAACATAGTTCCTTTGAACCAATTCACAAAAATGGACAAACTCCTCATTGCTATTTTCTTCCTGTTTTTCACCTTCTCATTAGCTCGCACACCGTTAACACAAGAAGAAAACGATATCCCTCACATCAAACTTCCTGAGAGTCACCCGGAATCCGATGCCACCTCGACGAACCAGTTTGACAAGGAGATTCAACATGTTCAAGAGAATCAAGATCATCTTCCCGAACCTAAGGGCAAGAAGATTAAAGCATTACCTTTGACGCTTGTCCGGCTTCGTCCTATCAACCGCCATTTCCGGGTCAGACCTAAGCGTCCTTCCCGATTATGTAACCACCACCATTTCCGCCATGCACACAACCTGAAGCCAGGAACACAGTCAGCACAACTTGATGATCTGATCCCTCATGGTACAGATATGATACTTTCTTCTGGTGAGAACAGTTACTTTGACCATGTAATGTTCCATGATGGCATGCATCGGGTTCCGGAGGAGTGGATGAGTTTCCTATACAATAATGACGAAGATGATGATGAACAGAAGATGTCGAACTTCATAATCAACCGGAATAATCACAATAAGTTTGGTAGAATGAAACTGAAGGAACGTTTCTATGACCCCCTTGATGATGAGGAGGACGAGGATGAGCATGCTAAGATTTCAGAAATGCAACAGGAAGATCAACATAGCTTTGATAAGAAGGAAATGAAGAAGCAGTTGCTCAAACGTCACCATGAAGAAGAGGAGCGAGAAGCTGAAGAAGGGAATGGAGCACTTAGAGAGGGAAAAAAGACAGGTGGTTTCATGAAGCACATTCGCAAGTTCTTGGACAACTACTTCGATTGAAGCCCTTCTGCTAATGTGCTACACGTTTTGCTTTACTATTTCGCATAAGTGTCTGTATTTCTAGAATTGCTCTGTTTGGTTGAGGCCTGAGACAACCTCTTCGGTAGAAATACCAGGTTGTGTGCCATATACGCCCACCCTCTCCCTACGCTGACACTAGCAGGGGATTGGAGCACTTTGTGCATAGAATAAACCTTTAGCTTGTTGTGATGTGTGTGTTAGTAGTTGTAAACAAACTTGCATCCATGGGAGATGTGTAGTAGGAAAATATGCATACAATATGATTGTGTACCAAGTTGAAATTACAATTTTACTTAGAACCGGAACAAaattcttcatttcttttttgtAATTTACTGAATTGAATTGGAAACAAAGAATCACTACAAGATACTCAGAAGTAGGTAGAGCATGCACCGGTTTGTTGGCTGCTGGTGAGTTCTGAGCAAGGCCAAGGGCTGACTTGAATTGCAGCCCCTCTAACATCTGAGCATTTCCAAGGTAACTTTCGTGGTCCAGGGTTGCCATGAAGGTTGATATTGGAGAGACAAATCCCGGAGAAAGGGGAATTCTTTATGCCACGAATCAAACCAGCCTGCAAAACCTTTTCACCCCAAACATCCTTAATCTTGATACCCTTGACAATTGGAAGAGCATTTGGATTGAAATTACCATCCGGATGGTCCCCAACATCACCTGCAATCTTAATCCCCATTCGTGTGTTTTCCATGTAGACATTTGAGACCGTAATGTTTCTGATCATCCCTCCTCGACCAATGTTCGTCTTAATGTGAATGCCAACTCCCATGTTGAAAAGGCTTATATGCTCAGCTAAAACATCCACTACGCCACCAGAAGTTTCGCTTCCAACTGCAATTCCAGCAAATGGAGACGATCCAGTTATCCTTCGGATTGTTATGCCATGACTAGAGCGACCATAAGCAATACCATACTGATCCCAGCCACTCTTTACGGCTATTAGGTCATCCCCTACTGAAATATAGGAATCTTCTATGCAGACATTAGAGCTTGAATCTGCAATAATAAACAAACATGTAAATGAATTAACtgtaaataaagaaaaacacCACGTACTGCAACAGAGTCTACAGGACCCTCCGCACTTGGCAACTCAATTGGTTCACTTCCAAGAACAGAAATATGGTAAGTGGAAACCAAACTTCTACAGAGAGTAATTAACTTCTTTATGAAAGGTCAATGGATAAATATATGTCCAGAAAATTGTTTAGCAGTCGTCTTTGTTTCCAAACAAAAGCGATGCTAAATGAAAGTTTATTTCACTCACTCCAATGTTGCATCAAATTAGAAGGTTGAAGGTCATTGGTTATATTGTACAGGGCAATGATAATCTCAATATGATATCTCTTCTGCACACTACCACatcaaaaaagaagaagactaTCTCAACTCTGAACAGTTCAAGGATTTCTGCCAAATATTTTGCACTAACTCATTTAAGCACAAGTTACCATAACGAAATGCAACAATAAAAGGGGACTCTGAAGACTTGAGGAAGAGAGACTTGCACAAAAAAGTACTACTAGCTTTTGACCCCCAGAAAAAGAAGCTCTAACTTCGTAACATAAATAAAAAGGTTCAGTGTAAGAAACAAAGAGTCCAGTCCCTTTAGGAAGTTGATTTCAGAATACTGCTTTGCTTTACCTGGATCGATTCCATCAGTGTTTGGTGAATCAGCTGGAGCCAATATGGTGACATGTCGAATGACAACGTTGCTGCCAGATGaacaaataaacaaattaaaCTAGACCTCTATAGACAAGCTATACGGCTGCAGCtgtttttcagatttttttacATGCTTCACAAACTTATACCTGCAATAAACAGGGTGGATATTCCAAAAGGGAGAGTTCTTGAAAATGACATTAGAAAAGATTATGCCTCTGGAGTTCATTAGTTCAACGAGATGAGGTCGTGTATATTGAAGAGTTCTTTGCCTCCACATATTCCACCAAACATCACCCTGGCCATCAATAGTACCATTCTCACCTGAAAAATCAATTTAATACTTCAGCCGAACCACATTAAACAAGGCCTTGAATGTCATTACAATAAAGTTAGGAGGTTCATACTTCTTACTTTCCATAAATTGTACCCAAAAAGGTATTGAGGAAAATGTAAATGAATATATAATTGATATTTACCAGTGATAATCACATCATGGAGCCCATTTCCATGGAGTAAGCTCATATACCTTCCACCAGGTCGCTCTCTTCCTCTTCCATATGAAGGCAATGGATCGACCAATGGCCATTGACTTGGATCCTGAATTGTAATTCATTGCCAGGATTAGCGAACCAATTGGATGACACAATGGAGGAGAAGAATAACTGGTCTTGACTTTGAACTAAAATATGTGATCTCATACTACATATGTAAAACATCAATTTCCAAAAGGATGCATTAAACGGAAACATCATATCTTTGAGTTGGCACACGATTGCGACTTCTACAACGATGTACATATCTAAACCCCTCCAGCACCCACTATCAAACTACCTCTCCTATAAGAAGGGTAAGCTACGGATTGGTACAAAGCACTCTGAGGTAGATGCATAAACTGTTGCAGTCTACAGTATATGCAAAGAATGAATCTAGCTAAAGATAGTCAATCTGAATAAAGGCTCTAATGGTTTGAAACTGAAGGATTAAACGAAGGTCCAAGAGTACAACAGGAATCTCACCAGCGTAACCGTCTATATTTCTTTTACTTCCATGGCATGTCATACTATTTTCAGTTTATCATAAAAGATTGTGGGATGACCATGTGGAGTTAGACGAACAAGAAATGGTTATCTACTTATCTTGCTGAAAAGTAGCCCAATGTTTTacattcttgttttctttttattgtgAGATGTAAATTCTTGTTTGATTAACCGCAGTTCTGTTCAGAGATTACTTCACAGTTACAAGCATATAACTGAAAAATAAGACTATAACGAGACAAAGATCAAATTGGCTTTCATTGTTATAATCAATTATTTGTTTTAGGGTGATGAAGACCATTAAATAGTTCAATAATCCCCATGGCTGTACACAATCCCTAATATTTTAAATACCATCACATGGATCAGGTCCCATTATCCAAACGCCCACCAATTACTTAAATGCAGTTAACTCCTATTGTCCATATCTAAATAATTGCTCATTTTAAACAGTCACTTTAACTTACTCCAATTACATGTCTTGCTTAATATATTAAACATTGTGCTATAAGCCCCACCATTCAAAACGAACAACGACGTTTAAGCACGTGAACCTGAAATCTAGGTCAAGAAAATTAGACACTTACCAGTCAGCTGCCTATGCCAGCAAACTCAGATCATACTTGGAAAAAGGTTTTAAAAACTACATctataaaatttcaagaaaattcttgCATTCATGGCTGAATGAGTCGAATGATAAAATGATATCATTCTAATGTTATAAAGTACATATATGAAGAATTAAGTATAAGTAAGAAACAGCAGCAATGTTGGAATTATACCTGAGTAGCTTTGATAACAGCACCACCGGCTAAATAAAGAGTCATTCGACTGGTAAGATTAAATGGACCGGTCAAGTATACACCAGGAGGTATGTAAAGCAAAGTTCCACCCCTCCTCTTCAAGTGTTCAATTCTAAAAATTGCTTCTCTAAATGCTTTTGTATTCAATGTCTTTCCATCACCTACACCTCCAAAGTCCAATATCGATATCTTATCATATCGATATTGCATTGGTACTATCCCCGAGCACGTCTCCCACTCTGCCACCGCCGACCAGTTCATCAGAAGCAATGTGCTCACAATGCATAGGACCCATCGATTCATTGTCTCCGTGGTTGAAGGAAGCTGGGGGGGAAAAACTGTATACAAGCTTAAGCACCAATATTACACAAGATTAATCAAATTTCAGAAAAAAAGGAACTTCTTTTATTATCAAAACTTTTTACAAGAATAACCATTCACAATAACAGCAACAACTCAATTCCATATCAGTTTGGCTAGAACTATAAGGGGGCATTTGaccatgaaatttttttactttttccgTAAAACACGTTTGTCCATAAAATTCCGTAATTTTCAAGAATTTGAAGAACACCAAAaggctttttttattttttttcacttcaaattactcacaatttttattttttttaaaaaaaacaactccaatttgtATTCATgaccaaatacaaatacaattttcAAATGTAATTATCACTTTTCgctttgaaaaacaaaaaaattacttttttcaaatGCTCAATAATTTGTCTGCATGAGCTAATAGTGATTACTGAACATTAAGCAAAAGGGTAAGCAAAATATCCTTTCTTTTTTTGCTTGTTAAgagtgaagaagaaaaaattcgagaaaacccccaactaaaataagagaaaaaatgcagcaaaaataacaaagaaaaaactcCAAATACACAGATCTAGTTCAATATGCACGTAAAAAAATTGAGAACACAGTTGAAAAGTTGAGAAATTTAATAATGTTAAGCATAACGAGAGCTAATTTCTGCTGAAAACGGAAAGTAGCAAAAACTAACACAAAAATGcagttaataaaaaaaataaaacgtcAAAGTTTTCGCTATGCACGAAATTCAAGATAAGCCTGGACCACTATTCGCATCACAACTGTACCAGTTACTTCAAGATGTAAAAG is a genomic window containing:
- the LOC107855312 gene encoding probable polygalacturonase isoform X3, which encodes MKCWPNGALWYYKQLMKLPSTTETMNRWVLCIVSTLLLMNWSAVAEWETCSGIVPMQYRYDKISILDFGGVGDGKTLNTKAFREAIFRIEHLKRRGGTLLYIPPGVYLTGPFNLTSRMTLYLAGGAVIKATQDPSQWPLVDPLPSYGRGRERPGGRYMSLLHGNGLHDVIITGENGTIDGQGDVWWNMWRQRTLQYTRPHLVELMNSRGIIFSNVIFKNSPFWNIHPVYCSNVVIRHVTILAPADSPNTDGIDPDSSSNVCIEDSYISVGDDLIAVKSGWDQYGIAYGRSSHGITIRRITGSSPFAGIAVGSETSGGVVDVLAEHISLFNMGVGIHIKTNIGRGGMIRNITVSNVYMENTRMGIKIAGDVGDHPDGNFNPNALPIVKGIKIKDVWGEKVLQAGLIRGIKNSPFSGICLSNINLHGNPGPRKLPWKCSDVRGAAIQVSPWPCSELTSSQQTGACSIHGQSNCSHQKKVSYLYHEGSDHQVVLTVFLASGCVHGGNGGGYIIGKDA
- the LOC107855312 gene encoding probable polygalacturonase isoform X2, which encodes MNRWVLCIVSTLLLMNWSAVAEWETCSGIVPMQYRYDKISILDFGGVGDGKTLNTKAFREAIFRIEHLKRRGGTLLYIPPGVYLTGPFNLTSRMTLYLAGGAVIKATQDPSQWPLVDPLPSYGRGRERPGGRYMSLLHGNGLHDVIITGENGTIDGQGDVWWNMWRQRTLQYTRPHLVELMNSRGIIFSNVIFKNSPFWNIHPVYCSNVVIRHVTILAPADSPNTDGIDPDSSSNVCIEDSYISVGDDLIAVKSGWDQYGIAYGRSSHGITIRRITGSSPFAGIAVGSETSGGVVDVLAEHISLFNMGVGIHIKTNIGRGGMIRNITVSNVYMENTRMGIKIAGDVGDHPDGNFNPNALPIVKGIKIKDVWGEKVLQAGLIRGIKNSPFSGICLSNINLHGNPGPRKLPWKCSDVRGAAIQVSPWPCSELTSSQQTGACSTYF
- the LOC107855312 gene encoding probable polygalacturonase isoform X1; its protein translation is MKCWPNGALWYYKQLMKLPSTTETMNRWVLCIVSTLLLMNWSAVAEWETCSGIVPMQYRYDKISILDFGGVGDGKTLNTKAFREAIFRIEHLKRRGGTLLYIPPGVYLTGPFNLTSRMTLYLAGGAVIKATQDPSQWPLVDPLPSYGRGRERPGGRYMSLLHGNGLHDVIITGENGTIDGQGDVWWNMWRQRTLQYTRPHLVELMNSRGIIFSNVIFKNSPFWNIHPVYCSNVVIRHVTILAPADSPNTDGIDPDSSSNVCIEDSYISVGDDLIAVKSGWDQYGIAYGRSSHGITIRRITGSSPFAGIAVGSETSGGVVDVLAEHISLFNMGVGIHIKTNIGRGGMIRNITVSNVYMENTRMGIKIAGDVGDHPDGNFNPNALPIVKGIKIKDVWGEKVLQAGLIRGIKNSPFSGICLSNINLHGNPGPRKLPWKCSDVRGAAIQVSPWPCSELTSSQQTGACSTYF